One Nicotiana sylvestris chromosome 12, ASM39365v2, whole genome shotgun sequence genomic window carries:
- the LOC138883335 gene encoding uncharacterized protein, with product MPPKLEDYGAFMIPCTIGRAEFAKALCDLGASINLMPYLIFKKIGIGQARPTSMRLQMVNRTLKRPLGLIEEVLVSVDKFILPVDFVILDCEVDYEVSIILGRPFLATGKALCDVEDGELTFRVGDENVIFHV from the coding sequence ATGCCTCCCAAGTTGGAGGATTACGGTGCTTTCATGATTCCTTGTACAATTGGAAGAGCCGAatttgctaaagctctttgtgatcttggggcaagtataaatttgatgccttatTTGATTTTCAAGAAAATTGGAATTGGGCAAGCAAGGCCTAcctctatgagattgcaaatggtcaATCGCACTTTGAAGAGACCCTTAGGACTGATTGAGGAAGTTTTGGTtagtgttgataaattcattcttccggtggattttgtcattctagattgtgaggttgattatgaggtgtcgattattcttgggagacctttccttgctacgggaaAGGCTCTTTGTGATGTTGAAGATGGAGAACTTACTTTTCGGGTCGGTGATGAAAATGTGATTTTCCATGTGTAA